ttcatctaaaaatgtaattcacactcatgaaaaattcaatactttTTTCACTCGCATCGAGTTGACATTTGAAACTattgggatttttcatatttttaaaatgcactgagttttctcccgtatttcctttgatgaacagaatatatatatgacaaattttcaatgaaaatttacacgtatttgtaatatcgtttctgagtctATCTATGCAGCTGTGATATTGAGGAAACAGAAACTGAaaagcctcccgtgatttagcgtgaatttAATGCGCATGCACAAGATTGTAAAAGCCGAAAAATCcatatgatttccggattttttaaaaggattttcgttgattattaattagcgaagattgatttagaaaaaataaaaacaaatcggTAACCTTAAGCTTCAAGTgccaataatatttaaaatatataaaacaaaagacagtactcgtccgatttctcggtattaaagccaaaaattcgagtctattattttgatatagtagtatagatgctAGTTGTTCAACTTGTCGTTTTTAACAACACTACTCCATTTGTCCGGATAAATATGTTCAGTTTTCAAGATGAATAGTTTCTGTTTTGGATTTCAGTTGTACATATATGCaagatgtgtacatgtatatcacttgCATATTGGTTTTATGAGAAAAATCCCAATGGCTGATCTTACGGCTAGGATATTGAAATTGATCTACTCGTTTTAGACATTGTTTTAATCAAGACATTTTTGTCCCGCTTTACAACATGTTTACAGTGATTAAAGTAATTCCTTGCTAAAGAAGCATTAACAGTTCGGTATGCAGTGTGTTGCTTCTGGGTTTAACCATTGGCTTAAAAGTTTCAACCCTATATCTgacaatacaattttataaaagtgGAAAAAGAGATAAAATTTGACGAAAATATTCTATATTGGGGTTTTCAGGCGGATGCAAAATATCTCCATTTTTTGGAATTTGTAAAGTCGATTTTTTGTCAGCGATAACCCCGTACAGAGATCAGAAATGGAGACTTTTATTAATTTGGTCCCTGCAACGCGCGGGAAATGTACCCTTTTCAAGATAACACGTTATTGGCAGTTGAATGGTACATGCGCCATAGAGATAAACATCTTATTTTGATTCTTTCATCATTATGATAAAAGTACAAAAAAGAGACGAAACGACCACTTTTATTCAAGTCGGATCCGTTTTAAGTAGTGGTATTCAATCAATCAATGTAGGATCGACACAAGAATTGCGGATTGTGTTCAAAACAAGAATACATTtattgctgtcacattgacagcttttctcttgttaatatgatatcatttttgggagttgatttaaatcaactctccaaagcagttactcagacaaaccgaaagtgaaacagtgtttgtacctcagcacaaatcatcgctgctgacaaaacttagttcttgaaaataattaataaattcgatgtaatgtatgctaaagcattgttttgcaaggaaacttatttataaataccttgaaaatagtcagattttaaatgataagaacaatttagatatttttgtagtcgtatgtattcctacgccagagttcaaaatagtctcgttcaactcgacgctcggctgtctccgtaaatctccgacaagcagagggtctctcttgcttgtcggagatttacggtgtcagtcgagcgtttggttgaacgagaatagagtttaatattgcttggatccataaaattttaaagaaatatttcttttactgatacatagtttgattgaattaattttatctttaaatattatttaacatgattcaaatgggggtttctcgacattcttgtcgaaaaagtccaaaaatttatattataaaaaatttgcataattcaaatacaaattagaaactacatgtacttgtcatgcaaaataacatattattgattttaaaataaataaccatcgacaaaatcaactcccgtcagttcttcagtactttgattaactTATTTTTGTGTATCGAAATTTAACAAGATTTTATGACTTATTATAACACTTTACCAAGTAGCAGACACGATTTTACGTCTTTAATGTAAAAGAGTTGAAATGTTGCTGCAATCTCAACTCCGTTATGATCCGCATGTATcgttaaattcatatttttctacCTTTTTTAAACTATTAAATTTTAACGTTTGTAATGCACGTTTTTTGACTTCTAAAATTCTCTCATAACAATTCATTTTCTATAGCATAAACCCCTGTTAACTGTACATTGACATCAGATGGCACCAAATTCAAGACAATAATAATCAATGCCATCTTAATGTCCTTTGGATatttgccttttaaaaaaagatcaattGTGTTTCAATTGTAAGAAAAGAAATATCGGAGTTATTTTTATGTCTAACTAATAAAGTAATAGAATCAACCTACTAGTAGaacatagttttttttctgttaatctGGGAAgcttttttgaaagaaataatttgGCTTTGACCAAAATTGCTCGAAGTATCTGcatgaataaataaacacaatttttatctgaattatttttcctaagtagttttttttaatgtaaaacgcCAGAGAAGTTCTACCAATTTCCATATTTATATCAGTGCACatataaaacatgaaatatccaAATTAGCATTATTTATACCTAAAACCATTTGTCACAAATCCATTTATTTCAGAATGAAATCTAAGGTACCATACTATGATAAATatcaaatctttataaaatgCTTGTCACATGATTGCCAAATCCAGTGTACAGATGCATGTGTTCGAATACTACGGTTCCCAAAGGATAGCTTGAACGTATTTCTtctcttttatttaaattttctccATCCTCATTGTCAGCATCATACAGGCCCAAAATAAACTCCAGCCTTTCTTACAGGACATCCCGATGGTTCACAACTTAACTACGACAACATAACAGTCAAATGCTACGCTAAGTTAAACAATCACTTTAAACATTGTTTGCAAATCTACATATACATGGGTCGAATACTAGGGGCTCCGATAGGCAGCTTGGTCGTACTCCTTCTCTTTCGTCTATATCGTTTTTCATCTTCATCGTCATCGTCATCCCGGTTTTTGAGTAGACCCCAGCATTTCTTACAGCAAGCCCCGATGGCACCCAATACAACGATAGCCACGCCACTGGTTATTCCGATCTCCGTCAAAGTGAACCACTGCGGTTTAATCTGATCCatgtttacttaaaaataaaaaatagtaattcGCCTGTATTTTCTAAGAATAATGCATATAAATTGGttgtatttttagtttaaaagcAATTATAGGAATTTTGCAATTTCAAATCTAACTAAGCTCGGTTAATAAGCCGTTAACATTgacattttgtttcaattttgcTGTTCGTAAAAATACTAAATGCATAATGCCTTTGCATCGCCTTGGTAACCAAGGTTATACCGGTTTGTCAATCTCCAAATAGAtttcaaatcataatttttctttaaagcaATTTTGTTTTCTGACAGTTTCTTACTATCGATTGCCATGCTATTGATGAAGCACATCATTTGCTACTGTGTTGTTTGCATTCAAGATGGAGATATTTATGGGATAATGCAAACTTAAGCAATATTAACAATTTGATTTAAgcagaataatattttttatatatcctGCAATCCTTACATCTATGTAAGAACGGGAACGCTTAACAGTTTATATGAGATGTAAGCGACGTTTTGGGGCAAATCGCCTTTAATGTGTGAGAAAATAGCTGATAATTGCATTTGTACACATTAGGAAGTTTGATGCATcaaaatgaagataaaatttAATCATACTTTCTCTTTTAGTCGttggttgttttgttgttgtggTCCTTGTAGTTGGTCTTGCTGTTGATCTTGCGGATGATGTTGTTAGTTTTTTTGTTGTCATTGTAGTCGTTTCTTATAAGAGAGAGTTCGTTTTATgtatcatttatcaaaattgaACAATATCTTTCAGCTTCgtgtataaataattatatttatcactAAGCTTTCGAGGcaaaataaaacttatttcaatgattttttttaaagaaataaggtatcatttgtTGGATGTAAATCAAGATATAAATACGCGTTGGTCAAGTGATCAAATACCAttaagcccgaagggctttatggaaGATTTAATCACGTACCAACCCtgaaacagtaaaaaaaaaatcctacttGTACAATTGGCAAATAAACGATTGAAGCTTTGCGGAATAGTATCACTACCATTAAAGTCACAGAGCAGTTgaacatttgaaaacaaaacgATTGAAAAGTTTGAAAGAGTCTACTTGGGCATTTCCAGATGAAATTCTATCGTAAAATCAGAATCAAGATCAAAATGATTTTCCTCGGACATTACAGAGGCAATCTTTTCTAATTTCTTTTACGGATCAAAACGGACAGAGAAGCAGaaggagttaaatttggccGTAAATGGACTAAAGTATGACAAAAAGGTCTGTCTTTTGCGTCTGTGATTTTGATCGAAACTTGTTACAAGAGTCAAAAAtgattatgttttcattacgaAATTAGGTGTGTTTTAGCGTAAGTCGGTTAGTTTAAGTGTGTAGAAAAAAGAGTGACCTAGATTATTTATGCGCTAGTTTGACCTCTTGACCCAGGCTGATGTAATGCAGGAATAACAGCAGATTGCACAAacagaataaataaaacaaacaagtaAAGGGAAAAGCATTTGCAAgcgtaaatattttataatattagcACATGTCGTCACCAATGATTATCTGTTCGAGATTCGAAGCGAAAATGAAGGCAGAAGTGACGTTAAGTTACTGATTATGTGTCTCACAAGCATAAGTTTGAACGTAGCTTTGCTCACTCTTTGTCGttggttgttttgttgttgtggTCTGTGTCGATAATGTAGTTGGTGTAGTTGGTCTGGCTGTTGAACTTGTGGATGTTGTTGTTAGTTTCGCTGTTGCCATTCTAGTCGTTCCTTATAATAAAAAGTTCGTTTTATgtatcatttatcaaaattgaACAATATCTTTGAGCttggtatataaataaacaaatttatcaCTATCCTTTTGAGccaaaatgaaacttttttctttgataattatcttaaaatattagcACACGTTATCACCAGTGACTTTATGTACAAGGTTCAAAGCAGCAATGAATGCAGAAATAACGTTATATTTGTGATGTTATGTGTCTTCATGAGCATAAATTTAAATGTAGCTTTGTTCACTCTTTGTCGttggttgttttgttgttgtggTCCGTGTCGATAATGTAGTTGGTGTAGCTGTTgaacttgttgatgttgttgttAATTTTGCTGTTGCCATTCTAGTTGTTCCTTATAATAAAAAGTTCGTTTTATgtatcatttatcaaaatagaACAATATCTTTGAGCTTCGtttataaataaactttttatcaCTAAGTTTTCGTGccaaaatgaaacttttttcattgattattatcttaaaatatttacacacGTTATCATGGTTGACATTATGTACAAGGTTCAAAGCAACAATGAATGCCGAAATGACGTTATATTTGTAATGTTATGTGTCTTCACAAGTATAAGATTAAATGTAGCTTTGCTCACTCTTTGTCGttggttgttttgttgttgtggTCCGTGTCGATAATGTAGTTGGTGTAGTTGGTCTGGCTGTTGAACTTGTGGATGTTGTTGTTAATTTTGCTGTTGCCATTGTAGTCGGACCTCATTATAAATAGTtccatatcatatcatatttaaagtgaattttactgcttttatatagaaataaagtgAAGTCTAcgacgaaccgtacgcgcataatttacgcgcatgtaacaattccttgtgttacccgttgccaagtgtgttgctaacgccgagggtaatagaacggattaccaactgcgtctaaaccaatcagatttcagtttttaacatgaaagtataataacatATACTATCATATCAGCAATGTGTGCATTGTTTATGTCGAAAACGTTTATTGTGAAATTTCAATAATCtacttgaattttttatataaaaaatatctcaTATTTTTGGGGAGAGCTAATTAGAGGCCCTGAAGCACCGTTGTCTTGTTTCCTGTACAAAAATGTGTTtgctattttttgtttaaaagagaaactgaaaacattaaatgattttacagtggagcctcagttattCGGACGCTTTCATTCCCGATTCCAATCGTCCAGGTAGTTgaggcgtccggatatctgaaatgtgtctattgttgtcatgaatggtttttggggggttttttgttgttgtttttttgttgttttgttgttgttgtgttttttttgcctttcataCTAGCATGAGCCCCGCTTTATGTTATTATTTTGTCAAGAAATATTAACCAAACTATAATGATATCGAATCTAGCTAAATTCTTTGTGTCCAAGCGTGATACCATAGGAGTCGGCCatcatatcaataaataataactagagTTAAAACAAACTGCCCAGATCCAGGacgcggaattccggataaatgagacaaaataacgtataaaaatTCTGTTCCTTAATAAAATGGTCCGTAAACTGAAGTgtccggttatctggcgtcAAGATACCTGGGACCCCACTGTATTTATCTTATGATCATTAACAtagtttttaagcaaaataaaatttagaaaaataccTCATATTGCTAAAAGAATCTTACTTTGTTCTGTGACACAATCTTCATTTTCCTTTCCGTCCACATCATTGTCTGCAAACGTGTTTATCGTTATTAATTCTAATACATTTTAtcatcatcttcgctagccaagggttttcggtccactttgctccccataaacccttggcggatttcattacgaaaactcggtgatgtggtggcgctatctagcgcgccccttgcatatttacattttaatcgaattaaacaacgggttTTTTATACACtatggcattaatacaacttgaaaacatgttgactaccgaatatcggaacataattaacgatgctattaaatacgaattaagttataaccatgggaaagcacggaatgttttattcgtagtgttttgtaaggatctgtaccgggagtgaaaaagtcgccgatttatatgaaagctttcatgccataaaaccCGGTATCTTTGTCGTGAATAATGCgaacgaaaaaaataaaataaaacagagctcattgaacctttaaaagcaataaccataagcaggaacgaATATACTAAcaggataggcaacttctacattcgccatgtttacttcccatgcattcacgcgagccttgacaagtttgcgGAACTATGTataatcccagtaaaatatataggtttttaaagcgatctggttagaccatcgttggacGTTGGGGAGGCACTTtactcgagaacttgtgcctcaacttgttaaaagcaccgtatgttttaccaaagatcacacatgtgttttcttttaaagtttatatttacaagcactgcgattggatcagctactcgcagctgcagccaatcataaaacggagcttgtcaccgagttttcgtaatgaaatccgccaagggtttatggggagcaaagtggaccgaaaacccttggctggcGAAGATGTTTTATCATAAGCTAAGTTGAATATCAACAATCAGTCTAGAAAATTTACATTGTCAGTATAAATCTTACAATTTGTACAACTATTCTGTTTTAAAGCAGTATTCGTATATACTGATTTGTGTTTCATAgctagtgatttttttttatttgttactttttttacaattattgaaTAACTATTCCTACACAACTCACTCTCTCAAGTTTCTGTGTCACTACTAAATAATCATCTTGTCATAAAacttatgaaataaatacattgtactaGTATACAGCTACAGTTAACCTTTATAATCATTGCATATCTCTTCATCCACTCGTCCATCACAATCATTGTCTAAACCATCGCCAACTACCATAGGTTGAGGATGACATTCCTGTGCAatacaaaatgaattaatataaaGAAGCCCCTTTTTGGTGTTTCATGCGAGTATCAAGGTAGAAAATGTTGCAAATAAACTTATGAACTCGTGTTTGAGGCAAAGTTCGCTGTTCTTTTTTATGGCTTTATTTTTCTCGAAAGAGTATGAAGCAATCTTGGAAATGAACGTCAATGTCATAGAATATATGTAACCATGAATAAAAAGTCTTTGGAcatcaacatttaaaattaatttgggAAACTTTGTGCATTGAATAATCTGTACACAGAACATCAATCAAATTGATGCTGTCATAGAGTATAATTGGATGCAGTTATTCCACACGTGTATACATCAGCCGTAGTCAGATATAAAAATTAGGCGATACAAAAACAACGTTGTCAATCTACTTCAATTATTACATCCTTGCACTTAATACCTGATTGATTGGTGTGAATCTTTGACCGACCGGAAAAGCGTACGATTCATGATAACCTCCACCGTATAAAATGCCCCCAAGTGGTAACACTCCTGATGAATGTTTCAAGGTGTGACTGCCATGTGGGATCTTTATGTAACCGATCGAGATATTGTTGATTTGAGCAACATTGGAAAAGCCTCTTTGTGGGATGGGGTTATTATCCAGAACCAACTCTTTGTAGGACAGACCTTCCATCAGGAAAATAAAAGTGTTCTCGAAGTTTTTGTTATCGGATGATTTTGGTGTCAAGAAAGAGTAAAAAACATTGCTTTGCTCTATTGGTGGAACAAGAGTCATAGCAGGATCGCCATTATGTCCATCATGTGCACTGGGAACATACTGAACTGTTAACACAGGTTTGTTGGATGAAATATAGTAAGCACTTGAAACTCTTGTTTCGTAAAACTGTCCAGCTTGTAATGTGTGTATCCCATGATTTTTATTACTAACTACCGTGTCGTCTTCACTTGCCAAAACTCTGATAAAGTTAGGACTAGTATCAGGAACAGGACTCATTGCAAATTGTTTACCCCAAACATTCACAGGAGGTATTTGTTCCTCGATGTGATCTTTTGAAGTTCCTTCTCCAATGTTTGTTACCGTTGTTCCTCCAAAAACAGATATTTTCTGTGATGATTGAACAAAGGTTCCTGTTAGGTCACCCTTACATTGGAGTTGCAATACCTCAAATCTACTGATAGTGGTATTAAGCCAGtcattattttcatacattttactCTCAAAATTAATTGTCCCCCTCTTTGTTGCCTTTATCTTTATTTGCAGTGTAGTTCCTTCTTCTGTGCCTACTATGACAATTgtagatttaaagaaatttgcaTGAACGGAAAAAAAGGAGGGTACAAAATACTGTGTTCCTAACACATCAATAGGTATTCCAAGAAATCCATCTGTTGAATGATGAGCCTCGTTAATGCCGAAAACCACAATTTCATCCGATGAAATGATATGGACAGCTTTATGGAACCGTCCTGTTCCTTGAACTCTGAGAGACTTTGGAAGTGTTACCTCTTCAACAACCCCTTTACTCACTGTTATGTTTTCTCCAGAGTAAATATCTTTCGCAAGAGGAGCTGATATTGAAACGCTAACCTTGCCAAGATTGGAAGTTGTTATAAATACTTTTAACGGGATTTGTGAAGTACCCCCTTGAGAATGGGATGCTTCCATGAATCCAATGATGAAATCTTTCCCAGCATTGTCTGGTACTTCTTTACCtagtaaaatcaatatataagttAAAAGTTTGAGACGAATTTCTTTGCAATTATATTTTTCCTATTAACCTCTAATTTTAATCGAAACTAAATGTGTTCTTCACAACACCTTATATATCATAAGTTCATGTGCTTATTACTCTATGTTTCACATGATACGCAGTTGAGATAAACTCTGTTGTGAAAACATTTGCATGTTTTATGGGACAATTTCTATAAGACCTGAAAATATATCTGAtagaaaagtttaaaatcgaagaACAAATGTCTTTTAGTCTTAGTCCAGTCAGAGAGATTTGTTTCAATGCATCATTGTAAGGTTATAaggttaaaaatattcaaataagaaaatattattcGGTCAGTATCATACATGGTCATCTTAAACATTCTAAActcaaaaatgatcaaaggtatatatatatatatatatatatatatatatatatatatatatatatatatatatatatatatatatatgtgtgtgtgtgtgtgtgtgtgtgtgtgtgtgtgtgtgtgtgtgtgtgtgtgtgtgtgcgacACCAATGAAGTTTTGATATACATGGTAAAGAGATACGTAAACTTTTGCAACATtgaaaaattgactttttgGAAACATGAATGTTGATGACTACAGTTGCTtctttaaaacatcaaaattgtTATATTTGCATGAAAACTCTTATATTTACGTgagaaatattatataaaatcccCTCTTTTTTAGTTTCTGGGATGCTTCGGGGATTTAATTTAGCAAATATTACTGTCATATTGAAAAATTGGTCTTTTTTAgaaaaacaagacaaaaaaaaataatatcggGTCGCGTTAAACACATTCATGAGATAAAAAGTCCTTAaccttcttattttttttagaatcgaACTACCGGTATCTTTCTTCATAGTTATAATATTAACCGTTTTGGTTGCtagttatcaaataaaatctcaCCTCTACACCTGCATTATGTCACTTACCTAAATAGGAAACAACCATCGAAAAAAGGACGAGTAAAATCATTCTTGTTTTTGCCTTCATTTTCTTGTTTAGAAAACCTACTAAAAAGAAGATTTGCACGAAAGCACAGAAGGCTCATTCGTATGAAAGCCCAGAAGCCTCAtttgtacgaaagccgagaaggatcattcgagattcgagattcaaaatacgagattcgataTACGAGATTCACGATtcaaaattcgagattcaatatctaaattaaccaatcaaatcatggatctgaaacctgtatcctagcaacatcaaactgttctaaataaagatcattcgtacatgctctttcctacaaataaatgtcttaatagctcttatatagtggttataaaatggttaaattaacattgatgaattaaccccacacagtataaacaattaaattagtgataacactgttggctttgcgaatctaagtggttttgtttgccctgtatgttttccccccgaacaattttaacccgaagtgtattcgccccaactgtgtaaaaatcggctcgcgaagaaagatctgtttaatctacataattaaaactgagtgtggttttagctatgaaacgaaattcaatgaaataatcgacatgtcaaaatataggttatgataaagttttaaggtcagacgacacgttcctcaattttagataactttttccaggaatttggtaatggtttactactactttgacaagctttctagCAAAAAATAAGGgaaccttaccaggcatttctgcaaaatactagagtatgcaatatcctatataatcttcttgaaaatacacttgaattgctgatataaaattaatacatctacagcacagcaaaattcacCATATCAGAACAATGTCTCCGCTGGGGCGttgatttaaagctattaatttttgaaaatattttgaatttatggcctgattatatataaattagagctgtgctggtgcatctatttacccaaatggaccaaaatataaccaaatgaatataaaaagactcattttttcaattctaatcgggtatgtccttttgaaaaatcttgaacaacacacattttagcaaataaaacgacaattgtttcattttttatggggaggggaGTGgtgccggtgtaacgaagaatattgacccgggttgaaaattgacccgggggtcatttttcaacgttgaatattgacccggggggtcatttttcaacgttgaaaattgagaccaaaatcgtgaaatttatacccggggtcatttttcaacggtatgagaaagatttttctaaactctgatgTCCTCGACCCGTTGAAAATTtatcctgttgagaattgacccaaacctcagagttttgatctgaactggaacttactctacatggtttaaatgtacaatcatgcacatatttgaaagtttcagttttaaaatgtacatactgTCCGATACATTTGCGGACGTGGCTAATTTCTTTTAGGCTGATATGTCCAattaatcatttagtttttagattgaaaatatgatatccatttattattacaatactatgtataaaagctaagaagatgaccgtttgcttcggaatggagcaggcgagtagggctagaatattttttgacatagatgacatggttttcattccctcatgtgacagaatttaaagtttaaatttgtCACAATCTCTGATCAATATATCTAACAAACATATTGTCCGTCAATTTTAAGGcaattcaacaattttcataTATACTGGGGTtttttatacgtatatatacagcatatacatatttacacatgtttttaattttttacgacttaaaaatgatttttcataaatttgt
The nucleotide sequence above comes from Magallana gigas chromosome 2, xbMagGiga1.1, whole genome shotgun sequence. Encoded proteins:
- the LOC105321724 gene encoding uncharacterized protein — its product is MYENNDWLNTTISRFEVLQLQCKGDLTGTFVQSSQKISVFGGTTVTNIGEGTSKDHIEEQIPPVNVWGKQFAMSPVPDTSPNFIRVLASEDDTVVSNKNHGIHTLQAGQFYETRVSSAYYISSNKPVLTVQYVPSAHDGHNGDPAMTLVPPIEQSNVFYSFLTPKSSDNKNFENTFIFLMEGLSYKELVLDNNPIPQRGFSNVAQINNISIGYIKIPHGSHTLKHSSGVLPLGGILYGGGYHESYAFPVGQRFTPINQECHPQPMVVGDGLDNDCDGRVDEEICNDYKDNDVDGKENEDCVTEQSPTTMATAKLTTTSTSSTARPTTPTTLSTRTTTTKQPTTKRTTRMATAKLTTTSTSSTATPTTLSTRTTTTKQPTTKRTTRMATAKLTTTSTSSTARPTTPTTLSTQTTTTKQPTTKKTTTMTTKKLTTSSARSTARPTTRTTTTKQPTTKREINMDQIKPQWFTLTEIGITSGVAIVVLGAIGACCKKCWGLLKNRDDDDDEDEKRYRRKRRSTTKLPIGAPSIRPMYM